A stretch of Rutidosis leptorrhynchoides isolate AG116_Rl617_1_P2 unplaced genomic scaffold, CSIRO_AGI_Rlap_v1 contig598, whole genome shotgun sequence DNA encodes these proteins:
- the LOC139884747 gene encoding uncharacterized protein: MVSGLTLKDKVRNETIRSNLKVAPIDEKIREGRLRWFGHVRRRPIDIPVRKCEDIDIRTKRRGRGRPRLTWERVIRKDLELLDISKDLVEERGEWRRSIHVADVL, translated from the coding sequence ATGGTCAGTGGACTTACATTAAAAGATAAAGTCCGAAACGAGACTATTAGGAGCAACCTTAAAGTTGCACCTATAGATGAGAAGATAAGAGAAGGTAGACTTAGGTGGTTCGGACATGTGAGACGTAGACCTATAGATATTCCGGTTAGGAAGTGTGAGGACATAGATATAAGAACAAAGAGGAGAGGGAGGGGGAGACCTAGACTCACGTGGGAGAGGGTAATTAGGAAGGATTTAGAGTTATTAGATATTTCAAAAGACTTAGTAGAGGAGAGAGGGGAGTGGAGGCGTAGTATTCATGTAGCAGATGTTTTATAA